The Juglans microcarpa x Juglans regia isolate MS1-56 chromosome 2D, Jm3101_v1.0, whole genome shotgun sequence DNA window aagagaactattacaaatacaaagagattacacaaaataactttacaatctaacgtacagcatcaagccacgtcagtttgtggatttatttttatgtaattttttgtgattaaagtatttttcatatttaaaatgttatatattatatttttatttcatttgataATATTAATGTAGAATTGAGTGTGATATAAAAAAAGAGCAATGTTATACAACTtccacacaccatattttttaaaattttaaaattttttttaatttttttaagtttattctttttaaattaatttaatttttctatttattattcctatattaaatatttgataaaagaaaaaataataaaaaaataaaaaatgtgtaatatgtagagattatataaatagtaaGAAGTTGCGtagattttttgataaaaaaatagaaaaataggaGAGAAGTTTCCgataaggaaaataaaataatatatgtttttctttgttccaAGGGGTTTTGGGCTTTTGGCATCGAAGTGGTGGCGACTGGCCGTGGGAATGAGGGTTTGAAACATTGAAACAGGAAAGATGCCCCGGAGTCTGTCGCGCTCTCCATCTTACCGACGAAGATACTCACCGCCGTCCCCGGCGCCTCACCATCGCCACAATCGAAGAAGCCGAAGGGATCGAAGCCTAAGCCGAAGCCGCTCTCCCTATTCCAATTCCCACTCCAGGTAATACCGATTCTTCCGGCCTTATATTTTATGGACCATACGCAGTGCATTTGCTCAGTTCTCCTCGCTTTGTTGTGCGCCGTGTCACCTTAAACACAAATGCCTCTCATAATCACAGTGCTGCTTTCTTCTTCTCGAAGGAGTCATGCCATTTGCACACGAACTCACTACCGATTGTAACATGTTTTAGCCCGGTCTATAAGCTAAAGTTGTATTTTTGCGAGGCAGGCGAAGAAGTCGTTCTAATTCCTCGCGTCGCCGTAGAAGCCGCTCGCCATCCTATAAGCGCCGCAACCGATCTCGGACGCCTAGGCGACGCAGAAGACAAAGCAGTAGGAGTACTTCTTTGTCTCCTTTACCCAAGTCTCGTAGTCCAAGTGTTGCGTCTGCTGAACGCAAATCTGCCACTGAGAAACTTaaaagagaggaggaagaaaatAAGAGGTATCTTTGTcgcattttattttcattctctgGTAAActtgttacttatcaaaaataaaatctttggTACGCTCTTCTAACCAGTAAAGAAATTTTCTGTCTAGTTGAGCTGTTTACTGTGAGATTAACTCAAATAGAGTGGCAAATCTACGTGAGCTAAAAGTGTTGGCAAGCATTTTAAGATGTGAATgaagtgaaaatgaaaactggaaaatttgtgatttttccACCTCTCTCCTATCCTCTCAATAGCATTTTAGTGGCGGGCACGTTTGTTTTATTCTTGAAATGAAAGATCACCATTTGAGTTCTTTTAACATTTTGGTTGTGAGAGGCGTCACTAGGCAATGTAGAGGACTTCTAAAGGTCCTGTTTTGTGAGTTCTATAAAGAAGAAGTTGCACACCAAAGAACTATAAGATTTTATGTTTACGTTTCCAACACTTATCTTATTGGTTTAGATCTTGTCTTAAGAGTTGTTTTATGCAAGTTTATGAGTGGCCCTAGCTGATCCCATCTAAGTTGGGATTGCTTAAATGAGTTAAGTTAGTATGTGGCCATGGCATGTTTTGGCGCaagattatgttttttttttttttttttccctgttttgATTGGGATTTATGAAAGTGCTAATATCCTTTTGGTTCACCTCACCATCCAGTAtcatcttctctcttcttctgaattatttctttcttgcttctttaacgataaaaaaaaaaaaaaattatttcttttttgcttctttGAGGTAATCAAGCCCCTCCATATTACTGCACTTGTGGATATGCCTGCAGCCATCTAAGCTATCAGTTTCTGTTCTGGACCACGTAGATGTGCTTTTGAAGCATCCAGTGCAATGTGATGATCTTAGAGTTTCTTATAGAGATCGCAAAGGGCACCTTCAATGACTTGGTTATtgcttttgagagagagagagagagagagagagacgagggAATATCTACGAGAGAGGTGAGAGACAGATCAGAGAGTGAGTGAAGAAGTGATAGGGTTGTCGTTTGACCCGAAAAATGTAAACTTGACTAGTGgttttcaaatcccaaacatGGCAAATTGAGTAGCTCACTTAAAAAGATTTAAATGTTTGCTTAAATAGGATACATGATGTTGAAAGGCAACAGGTTACTTGTGCGTTCTTCCATACCAGCTTTTGTGAAGGAAGCTGTTGTGTAGATGAAACTCTTTTTCTGGTCCAAAAACAGGATAAAACTCTGTGGCACTGATTCTTATCTTTTGTTCCATTAAATCCTCATTTTTTATGGCTCAAAAACTTGTTTGAGAGGTATGCCTTAGTAggaaaaatttgtatttatgcAATGACCCATGGAAAGTGCTACTCACATATGCGCTTTAACTCCAAAAAAACTAGTCAATTTGAAGCTTCTTAAATCACTTAAAAGcctaatttcaactaataagtAGCCAATGTAGGACTTAGCACCCAtgactacattttttttatttataagtatacaatattatatataataataggcaaagcccaagtacacaaaatgTTATACATTAGACAAAGACCTCTCTAGGTCGTAGAagtgaaaacaagaaaatcatgtaaattaaggccattaaaatctatagcaatggcccataaaaataaagtacgGAAAAGTAAAAATCGAAGCTCCTCTAGAGTctgctccttatcttcaaatgtcCAACCGTTACACTCttgccatatgcaccacataatgcatataGAGACAATCTTCCACACGTCTTTGATTTGTGTAGCACCTCCCAAAAAAGTCCAGCTGGCCAGTAACTCAATCACTGTGGCAGGCATTATCCAAGTTAATTCTACTCGGCCGAACACTTTGATCCACCCATGACTACATTTATAACATATGCATTCTGTTTGAGTTATTCATATTCTCAATGTGGGACTGGGGTGTTACAAACGCCCCCTTTTAAATTGCTGACGTTTTCCTCAGGGCCATGTCATATGGTGCTCTAGTATCACATGGTTGATATCATATGTAACACAACATAGGGAAAGGGCTAGCTAAATTTGCACGATAACCTCAAAAAGACTAGTCAGTGTATCCTTATAACTCTTGCTCTTAGTCAGGGTTGTCTCTGTATATACTGGGCTAGGTCTATTCTTGGAGTAATATAATCtgtttacttattaaataaaaaaaaggactaGTCAGTGTAAAGGTAGAATTACTTATAAAGCTCAATTTTATCTAGTAAGTAGCCAATGTGGAACTTGGCACCCATGAATACCTTTACAGCCTACCCACTCTGGTGGGTTATTCATATTCCCAATGTGAGATTGGGGTGCTATAATTTACCATGGTAAAGATAAGATGCTTAATAAACCttatattacattataaaaatgaagttttgcAATTTTACTTTATGGTTTGATTTGCTACATTGGCTTTAAGTAGTATTGACTTTccttttgttctctttttttcaTCAATGGTCATTCTGGGCCTGACTTTTATCATTCCCTACTAGGCGTCAACATGAGGAAGAACTGAAACAATTGGAAGAAGAGACTGCGAGGAGGCTGGAGGAAGCGATTCGGAAAAATGTTGAGGAGAGGTTGAGTTCAGAAGAAGTCAGGTTAGAAATAGAGAGGCGAATAGGGGAAGGTCGAAAGAAATTGTTTGATGATGTTGCAACTcaacttgaaaaagaaaaggaagctgCTCTTATTGaagcaagaaggaaagaagTAAGCATCTTGAACCGAGGCCTCTGGGTGGCTGGATAAACATGATATGGAGTCGGATGAAGCTGTTTATTGCAATTTTGGGTAGAGTGTAGATTTCCCATTAATATTTAGATGTCTTTTAGCATCATATCTGCAGTATCAAGCTGCCTGGGTTCTTGAATGAGTTAGTCCACTTAAACATGTGTAAAATTGGTAAGATGATAGGATGTTTTCTGGGccatatttttaatgtttaacttttttcattaatttctttttaaattatattcaaatagttTTTTAGATGGTAGAATGGGAGAATAATAGTTCAGTCAAAATGATTCTCAGTGTTGATGATCTCTAATTGGAAACTGCATGAGCCTCTGCTTACCACGAGCCCCGTTCTTCTGATCATGTATGGCATTATGCGTGAATTTGATTTTGGAACTTTTGCTGTGGATTTTATGACTTAAGCAGAGACTTTCACTTTATTAGATTATATCCATATTGATTATATCCTCATTATCATCACCTTGGACTTTTACTGGAAATCCAATAAATCCAAGGCAACTTTCCTTCCCACATGTGGAAGTGATTCTCTTGATCGAAGTATATTAGCTTCTTACTAGTGATTAggagggggaaaaagaaaaagaattgacAAGGCAAGATATATTATCAGATTAaagtcacttaatttttttctattcatcctgcctatatattatattgtattgcCAAAAACTCTTGTCATAGCTGAAGGTCTCCTGTTATATGCTTTTCAGTAAATAGGAGTCATTAAACTCGTGTATATACTTCCAGAAacattctttccttttgtttctctcCCATTAAACTAATTATAACCATTTTGATGTGATCATGAAATGCCACAGGAACAAGCtcgaaaagagagagaagagctAGATAAGATGCTAGAAGAGAATAGGAGGAGAGTGGAAGAGGCTCAAAGAAGAGAGGCTTTAGAGCAGCAGCGGAAAGAGGAGGAACGCTACCGGGAGTTGGAGCTAATTCAAAGGCAGAAAGAAGAGGCATTGCGGAGAAAAAAgcttgaagaggaagaagagcgTGCAAACCAGATGAAATTGTTGGGTAAGAGTAAACCCAAGCCGAAGTCTTCTGGTAGTGTCATATAATGATAAATTCTTTGCGCCAATGCTGTGCCCTTTCCTTGCAAACTGTTGACTAGAactttgatattttaaaaatgtgtaacaaaataataattttaggtATTCTATTGATTAGAACTTAGAAGGTTATCTTCCACAGTTTTTGAGTCTTCTTTGGCGGTTGCCGAAATTTCTTCGTAGAATTGACTTGCAGAAGTTTGGAAGTGATACTCATTGTTCGTACATTGAAGGTTGTTTATTGTTTACGTTCTCCTTGGAAAGATTCTCCTTTCTAGCAGGAGAACTGCTTTTATAAAATGGACCTCGTTTTTCCATAGGAAGCACAGCTAGGGAAAGGAATAAGAGGAACGAATTTCATTACGACAGCTTCCTCCGAGACGGCTACAAAAGTCTTGCTCGAAGAATCTGTGGGGGCAAGCTAACCCATACCTAAAGCAACCAGAGATTTTTCCTTAAGAGAGAAGTCTCCGAACCCCAAACATAGCACCTTCTGTCACGCAAGTCTCGAGTCTAGGCTTTGACTAGATGAAGACATTGAAGATTATCTATCTATAAGCCTCACAATATTCACTCAAGACAAAATATGGCTTGGGACTGCATCCGGTAAGGCCTGCCTTTGAAAATCTTGGTGATTAGCATTTGGAAGGGGGATTTTAGACCTTTGGAATTCAATGTGAGGAAAAAACatagttttccttttttcaacAATGGATGTTATAATGACATAAATAGGATGGAAGAGAGCTCAGTCTCATTTGAAACACCTACGGCAGTATCATGACTGAGAAGCAGTCTTAGAATCCATTAAAATTGGAAGAAGAGTTTGCCAAAAACAgagatttaaatttaatctctaTTGTTGGTGTTGTAAAATAGACAAATGTACATATTCAGTCAATACTTCATTGTTTTGGGTACAGAACACAAGAACAACTTTCCATATTGTTTTACTTTGCTTATAGGTATGGGGACTTTTCCATATTGTTACTGCATAATACACAGAATATTCAATGAAGTCTGCTAAAAGTTTTAAGATTTTAGTCATCAGCTCTCTCAAGTCTTCCCCAACCCCaatacaattaattaaattaagtcATCTCTGGAAATGTAGAGTGAAGACTTGGAATTCAAATGGCATAGGAAGAGGGAAGCAGCTTGCGTGAAATAGCTTCCGCTATATCCGTTCAGTGTTTACCTAAAAGGTGAAAAGTAAAGGACGCGTGCTTTTTATTcgttaaaaatcaaattaagagTTCTGTAGGAATCCTTAAGCAGTAATGTCTAGAATTGTAATTTGCAATTGGAACAGTaatgtaaataagaaataatactctaattttattatttttaatatatcacaatttaagtacaaatattttagtcataagatttttttaaaaaaaaatatatgatattttcaatCTTATGGCCAGTTtgtttacataaattttttcataacatatcatctaatcattaaactttctcaaacttttaaataaaatataacaaacaatttaattttttcaaattttaaaacaaaaataatattaaaaaattatattctaacaatattttatttaacttttaattttaatatcatctcatattatatCATCTATGTAACCAGTTAACTAGAGTACTTTAAggtataaatttttatttaatttttaatttttatcttaatttatgtCAAGTGAACTCAATATCTAAGCCTCATCACATGATTGTTTGCTTAATAGAAGTAATAGGTTAAAGCACGTAGCACCCAAAACTTGTCTGATATTATAAGAATTCTTATACGTATTTCGCCTACGCGTATTCACCTACCCACTCGTTCGTCCCACCATTTGCATTTGCATGTAGGTTTGACTTTCTCGGTCCCACCATTTCCGACCACTTGGAAGATTTATTGGACCGTATTATGTATACCAGTCTAAGACATTCTGACAACTTCGTTGTATGTTCTTTACGTGAAAGACAGCAAAATGACaacttcatatttatatataagaataatacatttatttatttttattttattttatttttacagttAGCTAGCTGCCATTGATGGATCACACAACTGGAGAAACTGATCACTTTCATTAATCtcttattcaacattttcttattttatcctCTTACCACAACTAGTTAATTTGCTTAGCTACTGCAAAACATGGAAGTAGTACTACTAGTTTTGCCTAAGAGCAATGTAATTGGCCAGAGCAAGCAAGGGTTTGGCCTTCTCCGGATCAAACCCAGATAGCCAACTCTGAGCTTCCTTGTTCAGTTTTTCGGCAAACTCCCTCGACTTCTCGATTCCCATTAGCTTCGGATACGTAGCCTTTCCAGCTACCAAGTCCTTTCCGGCCGTCTTCCCCAGTTCCTCCGACGTCTTTGTCACGTCAAGAATGTCGTCGACCACCTGGAATAGCAACCCAATACACCTTGCGAACCTCCTCAACTTCTCTACCTCCTCGTTCGACCCGCCTCCCAGAATCGCTCCCACAACGACTGAACCTTCCAGCAATGCTCCTGTCTTGTGCAGATGAATGAACTCGAGCTGTTCTAACCCCACTTCAGACACAGGGAGCCCTTCGCAACTCATATCTGCTACCTGCCCAGCAACAAGCCCTTCCGGCCCTATCGACCTGGCTAACTCGCCGATTGAGCGGACGACTCTTGTCAGCGGCACGCCCGCGGTAGAAACTGCTATGTGCTCGAACGCCAAGGCCAGAAGCGCATCTCCTGCTAGAACCGCAACAGCTTCGCTGAAAGCCTTGTGGTTCGTTGGCCTTCCTCGGCGGAGCTCATCATTGTCCATGCAAGGAAGATCGTCGTGGATCAGAGACATGGTGTGTATCATCTCGACAGCACATGCAGCGGACATGGACATGGACTCAGACCCGCCAACGAGCTCACAGGCAGCAGTGCATAGGACCGGGCGAACTCGCTTGCCACCGGCAAGAAGAGAGTAGCGCATGGCCTCCTGGATCTTCTGGCCCTCTTTCAGTGGAACGGCGGCGTCTAGAGCTTGGTTGATGGATTTGGCTTTCTGGATCATGTAGGCTTCGAAGTTGAAAGTGGGTTTTGATTCTTGGCCTTCCTCTTTGAGAGTACTGTTTTCCTTGGTGAGGGTACGTATATGCACACTCGCACAACTCATCTTTATATCAGAAACTTAAttttacagagagagagagagagagagagtaacagGCTTTGGTTTCTTTGTAcctagagatcagagagagagatctagagagagagaaaaacaggCTTTGGTTCTTTGTAGCaagagattagagagagagagagagagagatgatattGGGGCTATGCCAAATGCGCCTAATCTGTATGCCATTGCCATCTTTGCAGTGACACCTATATATAGAGTGAACAGATAACAGATTAATCAGTGGTATactaaaaaggataaaaaatgtAAGACTTACAGAGAGGATGGATGTTTTAGTCATGATGAGTTGATCTCTCAAGTCTTCCCCCACCCAATCACATGAATCAAAGTCCCATATAAGGAAACGTAGAGAGAAGATTTGACTTCAAAAGCAGGGGGAAGATCAAGGAGGGAGCTGATCTTCAGCTTCCATCCACTAGGACCGTTGTTGTTGAAATATATatgcaagaaagaaaaagaaaacaaacagaCAAACAGAAGTGGGccggagaaaaataaaaaaaaccggCCAAGTTGAACAAGCTCGATCGATGTAGCTAGCTAGGAACATGCATATATCATGAAGAATTAATTAGAAGCCTCACCCGTGCTATGCACGTTACACGTACACCCGAAACGAAAGTTCTTAATTTTGAATATTAGagcaaataaaaacaaaaataaaaaatagatcaagTCACATCTTCATGTGCAATATTCTTCGGTCAAAAGTcagacttttttgtttttattttaataaaaaaatcatgtcaacGTTGGTATGCGATTTGATGTGTCAAACTGTTTGTACTTAACTACATTCTTTTTGAAGCAATGGCTCACAATGTTATCGTGGGAAGTGAGCTCCACTTGAGCAAGTTTCTTGCAAAAGGGCGGGCAGAGGGAGCATATACACAAATTCAACCAGCTTGTAATTATAGGCCGGGTGATCGATAgtgcatatataaatacactacTGATAAAAGTAAAAGCCATCATATCATGACGgattataaaagaaagagtATGAAGAGGATATATGACATCTTCCAAGGGTTTTcaccttctctctcttccttctgATCTCAATCTCTGTATTAATAttgcaaagaagaaaaatggagactGAGAACTTCTTTTGTACGTTAATTGTATAGTGAATTTGTGAACATCACGATAAACTTTAATGTCAAACCACCTAAATACTAATGGCACCTTATTTATGTCATGATTACATATGCATTCCCTCCCATCAACATCAATTTTGAATTATCTGCCCAACTATTAATTACTGTCATAATTAAGTAATCTAATGTATGGAATCATTAATATTTACGGTCTTGAATTTGTAAGTGATCATAACAGAAATATATAATCCTTGTCAATAATAACAACAtgggcatgcatgcagcactattatttcatatttttctagGGAAAAAAAACAGATCTGGATCGATCATAATGGGAGGAGTAATTAATTACGATCTATTATTTGGtggttttaacattttattatgtaCAAACAAGTTTACGTATTAATATGCGTACCAATGCTCttgtctttatattttaaatttaaattagtactgtttttaATAAAGTCTACTTTCTGactaatcatattaaatgaGTATGTGTATTAGtgcgcagaatcgcttacaactagatttttcctttattatatatatatatatatatatatatatatgtcgttCCTGAAATAAGTTAATATCATGAAGTACTTTCCGGCCTAATGCTGTTCTCTCGCACCGGATATAATTAATGacttttatatgtttattagcGTGGTTTcctttaaatgaaaaataataatataagaaatgTTTTGGTTAATTCATAAATAGGGATTAATTGAGAAACAGATAGCTAGGCAGATCAAGTGGATTTaatcctataatatttattgataccCACATAAATATTTAGGGCCGGTAGGATTAgatgaacattaatattaagagaATAACTTATGACTGGTTGGTTTGTTATCTGCCAAAAAACAGCCCTACAATGAATGAGTGCCAAGTAGGCTTCTCATATTAGCACTCGTGTCTGCACAAcagaagataaaaaaacaaacagcCTTCCCCTCTCCTCCCTCCCAGAAATCTCGACAGCTCCCCCGGCCTCCCCACACGGAAACAAAAGACCCCCCTCTCCCAATACCAGAACCTCCCCTCTCACTCGTGaccctcccccctctctctctctcccagtaCTATTTAAGATAGGTTCTTTCTCCTTCTCATACCGCAACCACCATGAAAAATAGGTGAACGAGACTGCCATAGTGGCTGGCCGTTGAGGAACAAGGAAACTTGCTCTATTCGAGTGGTTCATGGCATTGGGGAGGATATGGGCTGCTCCAATGGGAGATGGTGacagaaaaaaatgaaaggaacgACAGAAACCATGCGAtaagtttaaaatttgtattttaataatattttatttaatttttaatttttatctcatctcatatttaaCTAAACGAGATGTTAAGATGTGTAAGTCTTGcgtacttattttaaaaaattaataaatataaaattcaaagaaaaaattattttttaataaaaaatttcaattaataaaatacgCAAGACTTTTTCCCCTAAAATTTAACTCGTTTAAAAGTATTTGACTTAGAAAGTGACTAAATAACAGCAAAACTTTTATCCGGTctggattaaaaaaattttctattcatctaatttaatcattataaacataaaatataataaataatttagtttttttcaattttaaaataataataatattaaaaaataatattttattttaattttaacttttatcttaattatctcatttcaacttaccCACCAAACCTCTCCCCTAGTTGATTTGTTTGCTTAATGGAAGTAATAGGTTAAAGAACATAGCACCCAAAAACTTGTCTGATATAATAAGAATTCTTATATGTATTTTGCCGAATAATGAGACTTACTACcttataataatgaatataatatgGTCCAATAAATCTTCTAAGTGGTCGGAAATGGTGGGACCGAGAATGTCAAACCTACATGCAAATGCAAGGGGCTATTTCTTGAACATCTGTCCTTTGATCTCTTTCTGGACGAACGAGTGGGTGGGTGAATACGCGTCGGCAAAATGGatagtgataggcttactatTATATTACTATCTATATACtatttaagtgtattttaattttttttattttttttattattttttcttaagtatttttttaacatccttaatcattaagaaaaaattaaaaaaatatataactttattaatacttactttcttaatcattaagtaaaataaaaaataaaaaaaataaaatataaaaag harbors:
- the LOC121251210 gene encoding geranylgeranyl pyrophosphate synthase, chloroplastic-like, giving the protein MSCASVHIRTLTKENSTLKEEGQESKPTFNFEAYMIQKAKSINQALDAAVPLKEGQKIQEAMRYSLLAGGKRVRPVLCTAACELVGGSESMSMSAACAVEMIHTMSLIHDDLPCMDNDELRRGRPTNHKAFSEAVAVLAGDALLALAFEHIAVSTAGVPLTRVVRSIGELARSIGPEGLVAGQVADMSCEGLPVSEVGLEQLEFIHLHKTGALLEGSVVVGAILGGGSNEEVEKLRRFARCIGLLFQVVDDILDVTKTSEELGKTAGKDLVAGKATYPKLMGIEKSREFAEKLNKEAQSWLSGFDPEKAKPLLALANYIALRQN
- the LOC121250549 gene encoding uncharacterized protein At1g10890-like isoform X1, which produces MPRSLSRSPSYRRRYSPPSPAPHHRHNRRSRRDRSLSRSRSPYSNSHSRRRSRSNSSRRRRSRSPSYKRRNRSRTPRRRRRQSSRSTSLSPLPKSRSPSVASAERKSATEKLKREEEENKRRQHEEELKQLEEETARRLEEAIRKNVEERLSSEEVRLEIERRIGEGRKKLFDDVATQLEKEKEAALIEARRKEEQARKEREELDKMLEENRRRVEEAQRREALEQQRKEEERYRELELIQRQKEEALRRKKLEEEEERANQMKLLGSTARERNKRNEFHYDSFLRDGYKSLARRICGGKLTHT
- the LOC121250549 gene encoding uncharacterized protein At1g10890-like isoform X2 — translated: MPRSLSRSPSYRRRYSPPSPAPHHRHNRRSRRDRSLSRSRSPYSNSHSRRRSRSNSSRRRRSRSPSYKRRNRSRTPRRRRRQSSRSTSLSPLPKSRSPSVASAERKSATEKLKREEEENKRRQHEEELKQLEEETARRLEEAIRKNVEERLSSEEVRLEIERRIGEGRKKLFDDVATQLEKEKEAALIEARRKEEQARKEREELDKMLEENRRRVEEAQRREALEQQRKEEERYRELELIQRQKEEALRRKKLEEEEERANQMKLLGKSKPKPKSSGSVI